The Ramlibacter pinisoli genome segment GCTCGCGATCCTGGAGGCGCTGGCGCACGGCGTCGCCGTGCTCTGCACGCCGGTGGGCGAGATCCCCAACGTGCTGGCCAATGGCCGCGACGCCCGTTTCGTGGCGCCCGGCGATCCGGCCAGCATCGCGCGCGGGCTGGCCCAACTGCTCGCCGACCGCGACATGCGCGAGCGGCTGGGCCGCAACGGCCGTGCCCTGTACGAGGCCCAGTTCTCGGTGCAGCGGTTCGGGATGGCGATCGCGCACGTGCACCAGCGCGAATTCGGCCTGAGCGCTCCGCCGGCACGGGCGGACGGAAGCTGATGCGCGACCGCGCCTCGCGCATCCCGCGCGGCGGCGTCCTGCACGCCGACGTCTGCGTCGTGGGCGCCGGCCCGGCCGGCATCACGGTCGCGCTCGCCCTCTCGGGCAAGGGCCTGTCGGTCCTGCTGCTCGAAGCCGGCGAGCAGCCGCTCGACGCGCGTGCGCAGGCGCTGTATGCCGGCGAGGTCGCGCCCGGCCGGCCGCACCCGCCGCCGGACAGCGGGCGCGCGCGCGGCCTGGGCGGCACCTCGGCCCTGTGGCACGGCCGCTGCGTGCCGCTCGACCCGATCGACTTCGAGAGCCGCGCCCATGTGCCGCACAGCGGCTGGCCGATCTCGCACGGCGGCCTGCAGCCCTGGTACGCCAAGGCCAATGCCTGGCTGGAAGCCGGGCGCTACGACTACGACGCGCGCACGGCCCTGCCCGGTACGCCGCCGCTGGCGCCCGCCCTGGACGGCACGGCGGTGCAGGCGTATGCGATCGACCGCTGGTCGTGCCCGACCGACTTCGGCCGCCGCTACGGACGTCGCCTCGAGGTGGCGCCCGACGTGCGCGTGGTCACCGGCGCGCACTGCACCGGCGTGCGGCTCGACACCGGCGCCGGCGCGGTGCGGCTGCTCGACGTCGCGACGCTGGGCGGCAACCGCTTCCAGGTGGCCGCGCATGCGGTGGTGCTGGCCGCCGGCGCGCTGGAGACGGCGCGGCTGCTGCTGGCCTCCAACGACGTCATGCCGCAGGGCGTGGGCAACCGCTACGACGTCGTCGGCCGCTACCTCCAGTGCCGCCTGGCCGGCCGCGTCGGCACCCTGGTGCTGCACGGCAGCGGCGACCCGCAGCCGGTGCTGGCGGCGGACGGCGTCCCGTGCACGCCGCGCCTGGGCCTGGAGGCCCCCTACCAGCGCGACCTGGGCCTGCTGAACGCGGCGCTGCGGCTGGAGTCGCCGCAGGCCGCCGACCCGGCGCACGGCAGCGCGGTGCTGTCCGGGCGCTTCCTGCTGCAGGCCCTGCGGCGCGAGGCCGATCACGGCGAAGTGCCGGTCTCGCCCGAGCTGCTGGGCAGCCACCTGCTCAACCTCCTGCGCGAACCGGTGGCCAATGCCCGCTGGCTGCACGAGGTGGCCCAGCGCCGCCTGGCCGCCCGCCACCTGCCGCCCCCGCTGCCGCCGACGCGCACCCGGCGCTTCACCATCGCCGTGCAGGCCGAGCAGCAGCCGCTCGCCTCCAGCCGGGTGCTGCTGGGTGCCGAACCGGATGCGCTGGGCATGCGGCGCCTGCGGGTCGACTGGCGCCACTGCCTGGCGGACATCGAATCCGTGTCCCGCACGCTCGAGATGGCCGGGCTGGAGTTCGCCCGCACCGAAGCCGGCCGGCTGGTGTTCGACCGCGAGCGGCTGGCGCACGACCTGCTGCAGGACGGGCCACCGCCCGGCCTGCACGTGGGCACGGCCCGCATGGGGCGCGACCCGGCAACCAGCGTGGTCGACCCCGAGTGCCGCGTCCACGGCGTGCGCAACCTCTACGTGGCCGGGGCCGCGGTGTTCCCGACCTGCGGCCACGCCGATCCCATGCTCACGCTGGTCGCGCTGTCGCTGCGGCTGGCCGAACGCCTGGTGCAGCGCCTGCAGCCACGGCGGGCCGCCACCGAGGAGGTGTTCGCATGAACGTGCTCGTGCTCGGTGCCAACGGCCCGGTGGGCCAGCGGCTGTGCCAGCTGCTGCACGGCAGCGGCCGCGTGACGGTGGTCGCGGCCGCCCCCGACGGCGATCCGGCCCGCGGCCAGGTGCGCCTGGACCCGCAGAACGCCGGCGCCGTGCGCGAAGCGGTGCGCGGGATGCAGGCGGTGGTGCAGTGCCCCGACGCGGGTGGCGCGGCGCTGGTCGAGAGCACCCGCCACCTGGTGCGGGCAGCGGTGGCCGAAGGCTGCGGCCGCCTCGTCCAGGTCGGCTCGCAGGCCGCCTACGGCGAGGTCGAGGGCGTGGTCGACGAGCGCGCCCGCACCGGCCGCCGCGGCGGCGCCTGGCGCGCAGCCGAGGACCTGCTGGTGGCCTGCGGCCGCCGCGGCGGCACGTCGGTGCTGCTGCGCACCGGCTGCCTCTGGGGCCCGCGCGCCGGCACCTGGGCCGAGCGCCTGGCCCGCTGGCTGCATGCCGGCCGGCTGGGTGACCTGGGCGCGGCCGGCGACGGCTGGTCCAACCTCGTGCACGTCGACGACGTCTGCGTCGCCGTGCTGCGCGCCCTGCAGCTGCCGCTGCAGCCGGGCGAGTCGCGCACCTACAACCTCGCCGGCGCCGACAGCCCGCGCTGGAACGAGGTGCTGATCGACCTCGCGCTGGCCACCGGCGCCACGCCGGTGCGGCGCATGCGCCCGCTGGCGCTGCGCCTGCAGGCATGGACCGATCCGCTTGCCGCCACGCTGCTGCGCGCGCCCCCTGCGCCGCCGGCCAGCGAACCCCTCACCCCGGCCCTGCTGGCGCTCTGGCGCAGCCAGCTGCGGCTCGATCCCCGGGCCGCGATGAAGGACCTGGTGCTCGACTGGACGCCGTACCCGGTGGCGCTGCAGGAGATCGCGAGCTGGTGGAGGGGTCGGCAGGAGGAGAGCGAGCTGGAGCCGCTGGCGGTCCCGCAGGGGTCGTAGCTCCCGGCGTCGATCCGCCGGCTGGTCTCCGCTTCCCCTTCGCCGGCGCCCGCCGGTTCAGAACTCCTCGTGGTGCTCGGCGCCCAGGGCCGGCAGCGCCGGTGACGGCGGATGTGCGTTTGCCTCGGACTTGACCGCCCGAAGCAGGATCTGCAGCGGATGCTGCAGGTCGAGCCCGTCGACGATGGAGGCCTGGCACCGGCACGAGTACCCCGTGGCGAGCGTGCGCCCGACACGGCCGCTCTCGGCCAGGATCGCGCGCCAGCTCTGGCCGTAGATCGTCTCGGACGTTTCCCGGTGCGCGCGCTCGTGGCCGTAGAGCCCCGCCATGCCACAGCATCCGCTCGCGACGACCTGCATGTTCACGCCGAGGTGACGCGCCACCCGTCCCCACTCGGCTGTCGCTGCCGGTGCATTCGTTCGTTCCGTGCAGTGGGGCAGTAGCGCCCAGTCCGTTCCGGTCTCCAGGGGTCGTTGCGCAATGTCGCCCAGCCGTGCGGCCAGCCACTCCTGGGGCAGCGCGACGTCCGGGACGGCGCCGACCCCCAGCGCGGCGCGGTACTCGGCGCGGTACGTCAGGGTCATCGACGGATCGATGCCGACCAGCTCCACGCCGGTCGCGGCCAGTGCGTTCAGCATCCCGGCGTTGCGCCGGGCCGTGCGCTGGAAGGTGCCCAGCATGCCCAGGACGTGCTGCGGCTTTCCGTTCGGCCGGAACGGCGCCAGCCACGGCCGGAAGCCGAGGCGCCCCAGGAGTTCGAACCAGTCCAGCACGACCTGCGCGTCGTAGTGGGTCGTGAAGGCATCCTGGACCACCACGACGCTCTTCCTGCGCTCCTCGTCGCCCAGCGCACGCAGCTGCGCCACGCTCGCCAGCTGCACGCCGCGCGCCTGCAGCTCCCGACGCAGGTCGGTCGTTCCAAGCTCCGGCAGCGCAACCAGTCCGAGCGCCCGGGTCACGCTGCGACCCACGCGGCCGTGCGTGAGCGCATTCGCGAGCCGCGGAGTCGTCATGGCCCAGGGCAGCATCGCTTCGAGCCGGCCGACGACGTGGTCCTTCACCGGCCGCAGGTAGCGGCCGTGGTACGCGTCGAGGAACCGCGAGCGGAAGGCCGGAACGTCGACCTTGATCGGACACTGGCCGACACAGGACTTGCACGCAAGGCAGCCGTCCATGGCTTCCTTGACCTCCCGGGAGAAGTCGCCCTCCCCCCGCCGTGCCTTCCACGTGTTCACTGCCCGCGCGGGCCACTGGAGCCAGGTTCCGCGCGCGGGTGGCCCGGCCTGGCCCGTTGCGGCCAGGAGCCGCAGCCACTCGCGCATGAGGGATGCCCGGCCCTTGGGCGAGTGCTTGCGGTCCCGCGTCGCCTTCCACGACGGGCACATCGCGTCGTCGGGATCGAAGTTGAAGCAGGCGCCATTGCCATTGCAATGCAGCGAGTCCTCGTTCGCACGCCGCACGGCGATCGGAATCTGCCGGTCGAGTTGCCCGCGCGTCGGCACCTCGTCGAGCCGCGTCAGCGAGTGGCCGGGCGGGGACGCGATCTTGCCGGGATTGAGCTGGTCGTGCGGATCGAAGGCGGCCTTGATCTCCTGCATGCGCGGGTACAACGGGCCGAAGAACTCCGCCGCGTACTCGGACCTATAGCCCTTGCCGTGCTCTCCCCAGAGCACGCCCTTGTACTTGCGCGTGAGGGCGAAGACCTCGTCGGAGATCTCGCGCACGAGCTTTTCCTGCTCGGGATCCTTCATGTCGAGGGCTGGCCGCACGTGCAGGCAACCTGCATCCACGTGACCGAACATCCCGTACACCAGCCCGCGGCGGTCGAGCGCCGCCCGGAACTCGCGGATGTAGTCCGCCAGGCATTCGGGCGGGACCACGGTGTCCTCCACGAACGGCATGGGCCGCCGATCGCCCGGCATGTTGCCCAGGAGACCGACCGACTTCTTGCGCATGGACCAGATCGCCGCGGCAGCGGCCGCCCCGCGCGCGACGGTGTAGCCCCTGCGCCCGGCGCCGCCACTGGCCAGCGCACCTTCGACGCGCGCCAGCTTCGCCTGCAACTGCGCCTCGTCGGCCGCCACGAACTCCACGATGTTGACGCCCTCCGCCGGCCCCTGCGGATCGTCGGGGAAGAACTCGCGCACCTTGAGCCAGATGGCATCCTGCCGTGCGAGGGCGAGGACGGTGGCGTCGACCGTCTCGCTGGAGGCCGCCTCCAGCTGCATCAGCACGCCGGCGTCGCGCAGCGCCGCATCGAACGTCGCATAGCGGATGTTGAGCAGGGCGGTCAGGCGGGGAACGGGCGTGAGCCTGACCTTGGCCTCCGTCACGAAGGCGAGGCTTCCCTCGGCACCGCAGATGACGGAGCTCAGGTCGAAGCGCCCGGAGCAGTCGCACAGGTGCGCCAGGTCGTAGCCGGTGACGCACCGGTTCAGCTTTGGAAACCGCTCCGCGATGAGCTGGGCGTCATCCTGGCGGATGCGATCGAGCACGCTCAGCACGCGGCCCACGCGATCGCCGCGGGCCTTGGCAGTGTCGAGTTCCGCGGGGCTCAGGGGGCGCGAGTGCCATTGCGTGCCGTCGATGAAGACGGCGCGCAGCTCCATCACGTGGTCGCGGGTCTTTCCGTACAGGACGGAGCCCTGCCCCGAGGCGTCCGTCGCGATCATGCCGCCGATGGTGGCGCGGTTCGAGGGCGACAGCTCGGGCGCGAAGAACAGGCCATGCGCCGCCACCGCGGCATTGAGCTGGTCCTTCACCACGCCGGCCTGCACGCGGGCCCAGCCTTCCGCCGGGTTCACCTCGAGGATCGCATTCATGTGGCGCGAGAGGTCGACCGAGATGCCGGCCGTGAGGGATTGGCCGTTGGTGCCGGTGCCGCCGCCGCGCGGCGTGAACTTCAGTGCGCGGAACCTGGCATCGCCTGCCACCTTGGCGAGACGCACCACGTCCTGGTCATGGCGTGGAAAGAGGATCACCTGCGGCGCCACCTGGTAGATCGAGTTGTCGGTGGCGAAGACCGTCCGGTCCGCGTGGGACGACGCAATGTCCCCCTCGAACCCGCGCAGGCGCAGCTCGGCCAGGTACTCCGAGGTGAGCGTTGGGGGGCTGTCGCCTGCGCGAAGGGCCGGGATCACGGACGCCCCCCGCCCAGGCGGGCGCCACCGAACTCGATGCGCTGCCGCTTGAACCGATGGGCCGCGACGCGCAGGTGCAGCTGCATCACCTGGCGCGCCAGTTCGCCATCGCCCGCACGGACCGCGGCTGCCAGGTCGCGGTGGTGCTGCATGCTCTGCAGCTTGTCCTGCTGCGTGCTGATGAAGTGCGAGCGGATGACGATGGGCATGTCGATCAGGCTGGCCAGCATGCCGCGCAGCCGTGGCGATCCGCTGCCCTCGAGGATGGCCCAGTGGAAGGCGGAGTTGATCTTCTGCAGCCGCTCCGGCAGCTGCGAGCCGCCCTTGGCGATCGCCCGATCCATCTCGTCGTTGAGCGCGTCCAGCCGGTCCGCCAGTGCCGCCCCGCCGCGCCGTGCCGCCAGTTCTGCTGCATGCGCTTCGAGCAACCCCCGCAACTCGAACGTCTCCTCGATGTCGAACTCCGTCCACTCGGCCACCCGGACACCCCGGTTCGGGTCGGCCGTGGCCAGGCCATCGTCGACCAGCCGCTTGAGGGCTGCGCGCACCGGCGTGCGGCTGATGTCGAGTTCCCGGGCCAGGTGCTCTTCCTTCAGCTGCTCGCCGGGGGCATAGGTTCCCCCCACGACGCGCTGCTTCAGCGTCTCATAGGCCTTGTCGGCTGCGGCAGCCATGTTTGTTCCTTTTTTGTACGACTCTTGCGGAGGCTTCGGTCGTCTTCTGAGGTAAGAAGGTGCTTCTACCGACGACCGGTGGACCTGTTTGTTTTTTTATTGTACATTTCCCTCCCTCCCACCCCAACTCCCGGATTCCAGCCATGGTCGGACTACAGATTCTCAAGCGTCGGCGCGAAGTCCCGGCGCAACTCGTGAAGGCCTTCAAGGGCCTGCCCGTCGCCAACGTCAGCGACTGCATGACGCGCATGACCGCCGGCGGCGCACGCCTGCGCCCGATGCACAGGTCCGGTTACCTGGCGGGCCCGGCGCTCACGGTGAAGACGCGGCCGGGCGACAACCTGATGATCCACAAGGCGCTGACCATGGCGCGACCGGGCGACGTGATCGTCGTCGACGCCGGTGGCGACCTGACCAACTCGCTGTTCGGCGAGATCATGGTGGCCACCGCGGTGAAGATCGGCGTGGCCGGCGTGGTCCTGAACGGAGCCGTCCGCGATGCCCAGGAGATCGGCCAGGGAGAGTTTCCGCTGTATGCCGCCGGGGTCACGCACCGCGGCCCCTACAAGGACGGCCCCGGGGAGATCAACGTCCCCATCTCGATCGATGGCATGGTGATCCATCCGGGCGACCTGATCCTGGGCGACGCCGACGGG includes the following:
- a CDS encoding FAD-dependent oxidoreductase; translated protein: MRDRASRIPRGGVLHADVCVVGAGPAGITVALALSGKGLSVLLLEAGEQPLDARAQALYAGEVAPGRPHPPPDSGRARGLGGTSALWHGRCVPLDPIDFESRAHVPHSGWPISHGGLQPWYAKANAWLEAGRYDYDARTALPGTPPLAPALDGTAVQAYAIDRWSCPTDFGRRYGRRLEVAPDVRVVTGAHCTGVRLDTGAGAVRLLDVATLGGNRFQVAAHAVVLAAGALETARLLLASNDVMPQGVGNRYDVVGRYLQCRLAGRVGTLVLHGSGDPQPVLAADGVPCTPRLGLEAPYQRDLGLLNAALRLESPQAADPAHGSAVLSGRFLLQALRREADHGEVPVSPELLGSHLLNLLREPVANARWLHEVAQRRLAARHLPPPLPPTRTRRFTIAVQAEQQPLASSRVLLGAEPDALGMRRLRVDWRHCLADIESVSRTLEMAGLEFARTEAGRLVFDRERLAHDLLQDGPPPGLHVGTARMGRDPATSVVDPECRVHGVRNLYVAGAAVFPTCGHADPMLTLVALSLRLAERLVQRLQPRRAATEEVFA
- a CDS encoding NAD-dependent epimerase/dehydratase family protein, producing MNVLVLGANGPVGQRLCQLLHGSGRVTVVAAAPDGDPARGQVRLDPQNAGAVREAVRGMQAVVQCPDAGGAALVESTRHLVRAAVAEGCGRLVQVGSQAAYGEVEGVVDERARTGRRGGAWRAAEDLLVACGRRGGTSVLLRTGCLWGPRAGTWAERLARWLHAGRLGDLGAAGDGWSNLVHVDDVCVAVLRALQLPLQPGESRTYNLAGADSPRWNEVLIDLALATGATPVRRMRPLALRLQAWTDPLAATLLRAPPAPPASEPLTPALLALWRSQLRLDPRAAMKDLVLDWTPYPVALQEIASWWRGRQEESELEPLAVPQGS
- a CDS encoding FAD-linked oxidase C-terminal domain-containing protein, whose product is MIPALRAGDSPPTLTSEYLAELRLRGFEGDIASSHADRTVFATDNSIYQVAPQVILFPRHDQDVVRLAKVAGDARFRALKFTPRGGGTGTNGQSLTAGISVDLSRHMNAILEVNPAEGWARVQAGVVKDQLNAAVAAHGLFFAPELSPSNRATIGGMIATDASGQGSVLYGKTRDHVMELRAVFIDGTQWHSRPLSPAELDTAKARGDRVGRVLSVLDRIRQDDAQLIAERFPKLNRCVTGYDLAHLCDCSGRFDLSSVICGAEGSLAFVTEAKVRLTPVPRLTALLNIRYATFDAALRDAGVLMQLEAASSETVDATVLALARQDAIWLKVREFFPDDPQGPAEGVNIVEFVAADEAQLQAKLARVEGALASGGAGRRGYTVARGAAAAAAIWSMRKKSVGLLGNMPGDRRPMPFVEDTVVPPECLADYIREFRAALDRRGLVYGMFGHVDAGCLHVRPALDMKDPEQEKLVREISDEVFALTRKYKGVLWGEHGKGYRSEYAAEFFGPLYPRMQEIKAAFDPHDQLNPGKIASPPGHSLTRLDEVPTRGQLDRQIPIAVRRANEDSLHCNGNGACFNFDPDDAMCPSWKATRDRKHSPKGRASLMREWLRLLAATGQAGPPARGTWLQWPARAVNTWKARRGEGDFSREVKEAMDGCLACKSCVGQCPIKVDVPAFRSRFLDAYHGRYLRPVKDHVVGRLEAMLPWAMTTPRLANALTHGRVGRSVTRALGLVALPELGTTDLRRELQARGVQLASVAQLRALGDEERRKSVVVVQDAFTTHYDAQVVLDWFELLGRLGFRPWLAPFRPNGKPQHVLGMLGTFQRTARRNAGMLNALAATGVELVGIDPSMTLTYRAEYRAALGVGAVPDVALPQEWLAARLGDIAQRPLETGTDWALLPHCTERTNAPAATAEWGRVARHLGVNMQVVASGCCGMAGLYGHERAHRETSETIYGQSWRAILAESGRVGRTLATGYSCRCQASIVDGLDLQHPLQILLRAVKSEANAHPPSPALPALGAEHHEEF
- a CDS encoding GntR family transcriptional regulator, producing MAAAADKAYETLKQRVVGGTYAPGEQLKEEHLARELDISRTPVRAALKRLVDDGLATADPNRGVRVAEWTEFDIEETFELRGLLEAHAAELAARRGGAALADRLDALNDEMDRAIAKGGSQLPERLQKINSAFHWAILEGSGSPRLRGMLASLIDMPIVIRSHFISTQQDKLQSMQHHRDLAAAVRAGDGELARQVMQLHLRVAAHRFKRQRIEFGGARLGGGRP
- a CDS encoding RraA family protein: MVGLQILKRRREVPAQLVKAFKGLPVANVSDCMTRMTAGGARLRPMHRSGYLAGPALTVKTRPGDNLMIHKALTMARPGDVIVVDAGGDLTNSLFGEIMVATAVKIGVAGVVLNGAVRDAQEIGQGEFPLYAAGVTHRGPYKDGPGEINVPISIDGMVIHPGDLILGDADGLLCVPFDDAEEILAATHRKMDAEKKTLADIAAGRLDTSWIDATLQRIGCNTEPK